The DNA sequence TTTCAGCAAGCACAAGAACCTGTTTCTGATCTGCTGTGGTGACCAGAGCCGTACCCAGGCAATGCGCCAGAGCGTCAAAGGCCAACATGGGAATACAGTGCATGAACTGCTCTCCGACTACGGAGCCGAAGGCTTCCGGTTGATGCGGTTCCTGCCTGCTCAAAACAAAATCGAGGTCCGCACCTGGAATCCCGTCAAAGGGACCTCCTGTGAAAAAACGAAGCTGATTCCTGAACGGGACCAGCATCAGTTCACGCTGGACTATCAGATGACCAAATCTGCTGACTGACATCAAACCAGACTCATTCCGGAAAAGCGCTCACAACCCCATTCGGTTGCGAGCTGCTTCTCTTTTCCCGCCTGTGCGATTCCACGGGGCGTCTCCCCGTCCGTCATGCCAATCGCCTGTCACGCATCTCCCGCCACAGACACACATCCATACACGTTGATTCATCGACTTCGACTCTGTCTGTCCGAAGCAGTTACCAGATCAGGATTTCGGTCTGCGCGAAGTTTCAGGAAATTATGCGCCTTATAGAAATCCGCTACCAAAGTGCGTTGCATCTGTATATAATTAGGAACATTTCTCATTTCCCATCGCGCAACTGTGATTTATGTCGAAACCACAAGACGTACCGTCATTTCTGGAATTACTGCGGGAGAGCCATCTGCTCTCGGAAGACAAAGTTCGCGCCGTCATTGAAGAATTCGACCTGGAATCCGCCGAAAAGCCCAAGGAGGCCGCTCAACGTCTCGTCACCGGGAAAGTCTTGACGCGTTACCAGGGCGAACGCCTGCTGGCCGGCCGTAAACGTGGTTTCTTCATCGACAAATACAAAGTGTTGGAAGTCCTCGGTTTCGGCGGCATGGGCAGTCTGTATCTCGCGGAGCATCTGGAGACGAAGGAACCGGTCGCCCTCAAGGTCCTCAATGACAAATGCCGCAACGACGCGGGCATGCTGACCCGGCTCAAACTGGAAGCCTCAGCCGGATCGCGTCTGGATCACCCCCACATTGTCCGCACGATCTCCTATGAAGGATCAGGGGCCGTCTGTTACATCGCGATGGAATTCATCAAAGGCATCAGCCTGCTGGAACTGGTCCTGCTCAAACAGAGATCGCTCCCTTCTCCCCAGGTCTGCGACGTCATCGCCCAGGCCGCTCTGGGGCTGGAAGAAGCTCATCAGGCAGGCATCATCCACCGCGACCTCAAACCGGAAAACCTGATCATCGATTCCCAGGGTTATGTCAAAGTACTCGACTTTGGTCTGGCCCTGCTCAAAGACAATCCCGATGCGGAATTCTCACTCTCGATGATCTTCGGGCATGGCTGTGTCGGGACCCCCGAATACATTGCCCCCGAGCAGTCCCGCGAAGGCACCACCGTTGATGCCCGGGCCGATGTTTACGGACTGGGTGGTACGATGTATTTCCTCCTGACCGGTAAACTCCCCTTCCCCAAAGGGACCGCTGCTCAGAAAATTCAGGCCCACCGCGAACAGGCTCCCCGGTCGATCGCCGAAATCGCACCCGCGATCCCTGCTGAAGTCGTCGCAATCGTCGAAAAGATGATGGCCAAGGATCCCGAGGATCGTTATCAGTCGATGGCAGAAGTCGCCGCGGCCCTGGAACCATTCGCCGAACGTCAGCCAGTCGAATTCCGCTTCAATAAAGTTGTCTCGCAGCGGGTTCAGCAGGCCAAGGCCCGCAGTGCGATCGCTCAGTCGAGTATCGTCAAGCCGCAGCTTTCTTCGCGGATCGCGACCGCCAGTCATGTTGCCGAACAAGCCAGGCAGCAACAGAAAGCAGATGGCATCGAACGCCTGACCCGCGGCGAATCGGACATCTCCAAAAGTGGCATCCTCCGTCATGGGGTTCCCGCCGAATCGACAGACAACATGGCACAGGAAGCCTCGGATGCCCTGGTCAAAGACTTTCAACCAATTGAATTGATCGACCTCGACGATAAACGCAGGTTCCCGATCTTTAAACAGCGGGTCACCCTCGGCCGGAATCCGACCTGCGATATCCAGATTGATCGACCCGGCATTTCGGGCAATCACTGCGAATTTCACTACGAGAACACCGGCTGGGTTGTTACCGACCTCAAAAGCAAAAACGGCACCGAGGTCGACGGACGACGGATTCAGGAACAGATCCTCTTCCCCGGCAACACTCTGTCACTGGCCGCCAGCTATCACT is a window from the Gimesia benthica genome containing:
- a CDS encoding FHA domain-containing serine/threonine-protein kinase is translated as MSKPQDVPSFLELLRESHLLSEDKVRAVIEEFDLESAEKPKEAAQRLVTGKVLTRYQGERLLAGRKRGFFIDKYKVLEVLGFGGMGSLYLAEHLETKEPVALKVLNDKCRNDAGMLTRLKLEASAGSRLDHPHIVRTISYEGSGAVCYIAMEFIKGISLLELVLLKQRSLPSPQVCDVIAQAALGLEEAHQAGIIHRDLKPENLIIDSQGYVKVLDFGLALLKDNPDAEFSLSMIFGHGCVGTPEYIAPEQSREGTTVDARADVYGLGGTMYFLLTGKLPFPKGTAAQKIQAHREQAPRSIAEIAPAIPAEVVAIVEKMMAKDPEDRYQSMAEVAAALEPFAERQPVEFRFNKVVSQRVQQAKARSAIAQSSIVKPQLSSRIATASHVAEQARQQQKADGIERLTRGESDISKSGILRHGVPAESTDNMAQEASDALVKDFQPIELIDLDDKRRFPIFKQRVTLGRNPTCDIQIDRPGISGNHCEFHYENTGWVVTDLKSKNGTEVDGRRIQEQILFPGNTLSLAASYHFRVASPNQYVQKNKKKPMLIAASVLAGICLIAGIGYWLLS